Proteins encoded together in one Procambarus clarkii isolate CNS0578487 chromosome 11, FALCON_Pclarkii_2.0, whole genome shotgun sequence window:
- the LOC138363768 gene encoding putative ammonium transporter 1, translating to MDAGHNVSLLMSGENPTPMSRELDILQKDLDTLFLIVFGILIFILQTGFAFLEAGSVRSKNTTNILLKNMLDVFIGGIAYWLVGFPLAFGGGNSFSGTEYWASYGLSDEHLAFWFFQFVIATTASTIISGSMAERCAFNAYLIYTTVLSAVVYLVVSHWTWSDVGWLKTQHYQDFGGSGVVHLTGGVAALVGAVILGPRIGRFGPKGKEIRGHSVPLAALGGFILLFGFLAFNGGSQASISHEGDAVAIAKAVFNTVISASSGGIAVLLVYRSVLCGRESTWSFLMALNGSVAGMVSIIAGCNVVRPWSASVIGTVGGSVFLAIHTLLPKMKVDDPLDAVAVHMGGGLWGLVAVALFQDGGIVYGGSAEVLAWNIVGALAIVAWSGGLCLVMFGSLRLLGLLRVPPEMEIAGMDILKHGEPAYPADAWLESQYDGSVNTQENKRNSNLPPNMSAPEEFGLTNSQDPAPVPGHLVYWSRAGPVPSHLSPVVSLNNHEANHLNSNNSVSEAGFTVRLGDHDLRVLVEPRDQRGQDPHCYPNEAFDET from the exons ATGGATGCCGGACACAATGTAAGTTTACTAATGTCTGGCGAGAACCCGACGCCAATGTCCCGGGAACTGGACATTCTGCAGAAGGACCTGGACACCCTCTTCCTCATTGTGTTCGGCATCCTCATATTCA TCTTGCAGACCGGGTTCGCATTCCTTGAGGCAGGCTCCGTAAGGTCcaagaacaccaccaacatcctTCTCAAGAACATGCTCGATGTCT TCATTGGTGGCATAGCGTACTGGCTGGTGGGGTTCCCGCTGGCGTTTGGAGGCGGGAACAGCTTCTCTGGTACAGAGTACTGGGCGTCGTACGGGCTGTCGGACGAGCACCTGGCCTTCTGGTTCTTCCAATTCGTCAtcgccaccacagcctccaccatcATCTCGGGGTCGATGGCTGAGCGGTGTGCCTTCAATGCTTATCTCATCTACACGACCGTGCTGTCAG CtgtggtgtacctggtggtgtcacactggacctggtcagacGTTGGCTGGCTCAAGACTCAACACTACCAGGACTTCGGTGGATCTGGCGTCGTCCACCTCACAGGGGGCGTGGCAGCTCTTGTTGGGGCTGTAATTCTTGGGCCCAGAATTGGTCGCTTCGGACCCAAGGGCAAGGAGATACGTGGACACTCTGTGCCG CTGGCAGCTTTGGGAGGCTTCATCCTGCTCTTCGGGTTCCTGGCCTTCAACGGAGGGTCCCAAGCGTCCATCAGCCACGAGGGTGATGCTGTAGCCATTGCCAAGGCTGTCTTTAACACTGTGATCTCGGCGTCTTCAGGAGGCATCGCTGTGCTCCTGGTGTACCGTTCTGTGCTGTGTGGGAGGGAGTCCACCTGGTCCTTCCTAATGGCTCTTAATGGTTCTGTCGCTGGCATG GTGTCAATCATTGCCGGGTGCAACGTTGTGCGGCCGTGGAGTGCCAGTGTCATTGGTACAGTGGGTGGATCAGTGTTCCTCGCCATCCACACCCTTCTGCCTAAGATGAAGG TTGACGACCCACTTGATGCTGTGGCTGTACACATgggaggtgggttgtgggggctggttgCTGTGGCCCTCTTCCAGGATGGTGGCATTGTGTACGGGGGCAGCGCGGAGGTCCTCGCCTGGAACATAGTGGGGGCGCTGGCCATAGTGGCCTGGTCTGGTGGTCTCTGTTTAGTTATGTTTGGTTCCCTCAGGCTGCTCGGCCTCTTGAGGGTGCCTCCAGAAATGGAAATTGCAG GAATGGACATCTTGAAGCACGGGGAGCCAGCCTACCCAGCTGACGCTTGGCTGGAGAGCCAGTACGATGGATCCGTAAACACTCAGGAGAACAAGAGGAATTCAA ATCTTCCACCCAACATGTCTGCCCCAGAAGAATTTGGTTTGACTAATTCCCAGGACCCAGCTCCAGTCCCTGGACACCTTGTATACTGGAGTCGTGCAGGACCAGTCCCATCCCACCTCTCGCCCGTCGTGTCCCTCAACAACCACGAAGCTAACCACTTGAACTCCAACAATAGTGTCTCTGAAGCTGGCTTCACAGTCCGACTGGGAGACCATGATCTGCGAGTCCTCGTTGAACCCAGAGATCAACGTGGTCAAGACCCTCATTGTTACCCGAATGAGGCTTTTGACGAAACCTAA